The Papaver somniferum cultivar HN1 chromosome 3, ASM357369v1, whole genome shotgun sequence genome includes a region encoding these proteins:
- the LOC113355405 gene encoding cytochrome P450 82C4-like, whose product MANLDLLNQVSKPTLFYGTASIALLVYLIIKRFSSNKKSSSKLQQAPEPAGAWPIIGHLPLLAGPDLPHITLGKLADKYGPAFVIRIGVHKALVINSWEVAKECFTTNDKVFSSRPRQVAMKHMGYDYAMFGFAPYGDYWRELRKIINREVLSHSRIESLYHIWGKEINTSIKELYGLCGKKPALVEMKQWFSDMTLNMSVMMVAGKRYNFGADKADDEAKRCQDGLRNFFRLVGLFVPSDAVPSLAWLDIGGYEKEMKKVAKELDELMQEWLDEHKKKRALLKAQGKPRGDQDFMDVMMTILENEKLSEFDSDTVNKATGLTLILGGTDTNMVNSVWALALLVNHQDALKKAHDELDLHVGRDRQVSESDVKNLVYIQAVLKETLRLYSGPLSGLRESTEDCTVAGYHVPAGTRLIINASKIHRDPRVWSDPTSFNPERFLEEHKGMDVRGQDFELLPFGAGRRICPGTAFALQVLPLALARLLHGFDFKRPTVAPIDMTESPGLTNAKSTPLEVLVSPRLSPELYEC is encoded by the exons ATGGCAAATCTTGACTTACTGAATCAAGTTTCAAAACCCACTTTATTTTACGGCACTGCTTCAATTGCTCTACTTGTCTACCTCATCATCAAAAgattctcttccaacaaaaaatcatcatcaaagtTACAACAGGCACCTGAACCAGCCGGTGCATGGCCAATCATCGGTCATCTCCCGCTCTTAGCCGGACCAGACCTTCCTCATATAACACTGGGAAAATTAGCAGACAAATACGGACCCGCGTTTGTTATTCGAATAGGTGTTCACAAAGCACTTGTTATCAACAGTTGGGAGGTAGCAAAAGAATGTTTCACCACCAACGACAAGGTTTTCTCTTCTCGTCCACGTCAAGTAGCCATGAAACATATGGGTTACGATTATGCCATGTTCGGGTTCGCTCCTTACGGAGATTACTGGCGTGAGCTTCGTAAGATCATCAACCGAGAAGTTCTTTCTCACAGTCGTATCGAGTCTTTATATCACATATGGGGTAAAGAGATTAACACATCCATTAAAGAACTGTACGGTCTGTGCGGGAAGAAACCAGCGTTGGTTGAAATGAAACAATGGTTTAGCGACATGACGCTGAACATGTCGGTGATGATGGTTGCCGGGAAAAGGTATAACTTCGGCGCTGACAAAGCAGACGACGAAGCTAAGAGATGCCAAGATGGCCTGAGAAATTTCTTTCGGTTGGTGGGTTTGTTTGTGCCATCTGATGCCGTGCCGTCCTTGGCATGGCTGGATATCGGTGGTTACGAAAAAGAGATGAAGAAAGTAGCGAAAGAACTCGATGAGTTGATGCAAGAATGGCTAGATGAACATAAGAAGAAGAGAGCTTTGTTAAAAGCGCAAGGAAAGCCACGAGGTGATCAAGATTTCATGGATGTTATGATGACTatacttgaaaatgaaaaactaTCGGAATTCGATTCCGATACCGTCAACAAAGCCACCGGATTG ACTCTAATCCTGGGCGGGACTGATACAAATATGGTAAATTCAGTCTGGGCGTTAGCTTTACTGGTTAACCATCAAGATGCATTGAAGAAAGCCCATGATGAGTTAGATCTCCACGTAGGCAGAGACAGACAAGTAAGCGAGTCAGACGTCAAAAACCTCGTGTACATCCAAGCTGTACTGAAAGAAACCCTGCGTTTATACTCAGGTCCATTATCCGGTCTCCGCGAATCAACTGAGGACTGCACCGTAGCCGGTTACCACGTCCCTGCGGGAACTCGTTTGATTATAAACGCTTCAAAGATCCATCGTGATCCACGAGTATGGTCCGATCCAACATCATTCAATCCAGAGAGATTTTTGGAAGAGCACAAAGGCATGGACGTTAGAGGCCAAGATTTTGAACTGCTACCGTTTGGGGCGGGCAGAAGAATTTGCCCTGGTACTGCTTTCGCGCTGCAAGTTTTACCGCTGGCTTTGGCTCGTTTGCTGCATGGTTTCGACTTTAAGAGGCCTACTGTTGCACCTATTGATATGACAGAGAGCCCTGGATTGACTAACGCCAAGTCCACCCCACTTGAAGTTCTTGTCTCTCCACGGCTTTCTCCCGAACTTTATGAATGTTGA